The following are encoded in a window of Streptomyces sp. 11x1 genomic DNA:
- a CDS encoding helix-turn-helix domain-containing protein, with the protein MRNQSKPAVKAAFLNVQNAAQYMGISVNTLYVWRHRRQGPPSFRMGPGGRVMYRRDLLDAWLSEQQQADSRSNPALDPLNRAPRQRERRRAA; encoded by the coding sequence ATGCGCAACCAGTCCAAGCCCGCCGTGAAGGCTGCGTTCCTGAACGTTCAGAACGCTGCGCAATACATGGGTATCTCGGTGAACACCCTCTACGTCTGGCGCCATCGCCGACAAGGGCCGCCCAGCTTCCGGATGGGGCCCGGCGGGAGGGTCATGTACCGCCGGGACCTGCTCGATGCGTGGCTCAGCGAACAGCAGCAGGCGGACTCGCGGTCGAACCCGGCCCTCGACCCGCTGAACAGGGCCCCGCGGCAGCGTGAGCGTCGCCGGGCTGCCTGA
- a CDS encoding site-specific integrase encodes MAGYIEDRWLKKRPNKETGKRERTALWGKCTRYRVKGIPGVRDRSFDTVADAKAWLAEAQTDTRRGDFVDARDGAISLREYVEKHWWPSQVHPAQTLESMRHRIWGQVLPQLGDLALRDIGVAELRKWSADVQRAVASSTAYVAWVYLKAIMQAAVEDKRLYRNPCKGNSSIKPPKKPERKARAWEQDRVDAVREALADRYRIMLDLGVGCGLRQGEVFGFSPGDIHGDFVHIERQILMYKSQLYFGPPKGGKERDVPLPKVLAKRLLTHQERFEPIDVTLPWLDPEEPDLAREDRRKVTVRLLAYTGRRGAINRTTWNTKAWKPALAAAGVIPPLPKRQPGEKPSRVWEPSREHGFHVLRHTYASVMLEAGESIVSLAKWMGHSDPAFTLRTYTHFMPQAGARGLSAIEAWFTDSAKSP; translated from the coding sequence ATGGCGGGTTACATCGAGGACCGGTGGCTCAAGAAGCGGCCGAACAAGGAGACGGGCAAGCGTGAACGTACTGCGCTTTGGGGTAAGTGCACGCGTTACCGCGTCAAGGGGATACCGGGCGTCCGTGACCGTTCGTTCGACACGGTGGCGGACGCCAAGGCGTGGCTGGCCGAGGCACAGACCGACACACGTCGAGGGGATTTCGTCGACGCGCGGGACGGTGCGATCAGCCTTCGCGAGTACGTCGAGAAGCACTGGTGGCCGTCCCAGGTGCATCCGGCTCAGACGCTGGAAAGCATGAGGCACCGGATCTGGGGGCAGGTGCTGCCGCAGCTCGGAGACCTGGCGCTCAGGGACATCGGCGTCGCGGAGCTGCGCAAGTGGTCGGCCGACGTGCAGAGGGCGGTGGCGTCGAGCACGGCCTATGTCGCGTGGGTGTACCTCAAGGCGATCATGCAGGCCGCGGTCGAGGACAAGCGGCTCTACCGCAACCCGTGCAAGGGCAACAGCTCGATCAAGCCGCCGAAGAAGCCGGAGCGCAAGGCTCGCGCCTGGGAGCAGGATCGTGTCGACGCCGTACGGGAGGCACTGGCCGACCGCTACCGGATCATGCTCGACCTCGGCGTCGGATGCGGACTCCGGCAGGGTGAGGTGTTCGGCTTCAGCCCGGGTGACATCCATGGCGACTTCGTGCACATAGAGCGGCAGATCCTCATGTACAAGTCGCAGCTGTACTTCGGCCCACCCAAAGGCGGCAAGGAACGCGACGTGCCTCTGCCGAAGGTGCTCGCGAAGCGGCTCCTCACGCACCAGGAACGCTTCGAACCGATCGACGTCACCCTGCCGTGGCTCGACCCCGAGGAACCCGACCTCGCGCGCGAGGACCGGCGCAAGGTGACGGTCCGGCTGCTTGCCTATACCGGGCGGCGCGGCGCGATCAACCGCACAACCTGGAACACCAAGGCGTGGAAGCCCGCGCTCGCGGCTGCGGGAGTCATTCCGCCGCTGCCCAAGCGACAGCCGGGGGAGAAACCGTCGCGCGTCTGGGAGCCCAGCCGCGAGCACGGCTTCCACGTCTTGCGCCATACGTACGCCTCGGTGATGCTCGAAGCCGGTGAGTCGATCGTCTCGCTCGCGAAGTGGATGGGGCACTCCGACCCAGCGTTCACGCTCCGGACGTACACGCACTTCATGCCGCAGGCCGGCGCGCGGGGACTGTCCGCCATCGAGGCCTGGTTCACGGACTCGGCCAAAAGTCCCTGA
- a CDS encoding TetR/AcrR family transcriptional regulator, with translation MRTDATLVLDSAIAVLAKDRGASMQAIAARAGISRATLVRLFPTRQHLLEAMAGKILDDCEQALSRAEVETAPMEQVLAALVSDYASFAQLWNFVYVEPDVLGVPEASARADAVFDRTVSIVERGQTSGLLRKDMPATWLASTYCGLAETAWELALEGHMGPRQAPDFITTILLHGAAG, from the coding sequence ATGCGCACAGACGCCACACTGGTACTGGACTCAGCGATCGCGGTGCTCGCCAAAGACAGGGGGGCGTCGATGCAGGCGATCGCCGCGCGCGCGGGCATCAGTCGCGCGACCTTGGTTCGCCTGTTCCCCACCCGTCAGCATCTGCTAGAGGCGATGGCCGGGAAGATCTTGGACGACTGCGAGCAGGCCCTCTCCCGGGCGGAGGTCGAAACCGCCCCCATGGAACAGGTTCTGGCTGCACTGGTGAGCGATTACGCCTCATTCGCCCAGTTGTGGAACTTTGTCTACGTCGAGCCGGACGTCCTAGGCGTGCCAGAGGCCAGCGCCCGGGCCGATGCCGTCTTCGACCGAACGGTCTCCATTGTTGAACGTGGTCAGACGTCTGGGCTGCTACGCAAGGACATGCCGGCCACGTGGCTGGCCTCGACCTACTGTGGCCTGGCCGAGACAGCATGGGAACTGGCACTCGAAGGGCACATGGGCCCCCGACAAGCCCCAGACTTCATTACCACCATCCTGCTGCACGGCGCGGCTGGCTGA
- a CDS encoding IS3 family transposase (programmed frameshift) has protein sequence MARPSQYPLELRKRAVRMVAEVRPEYDTEWSAMKAVASKLGIGTTETLRKWVRQDQIDAGARPGTTTDESAELKRLRKENAELKRANDILKGSSVFLRGRARPATHTLVAFIDEHKGRFGGVEPICRVLTDHDCKIAPSTYYAHRKRQDAPAARTVRDTELKPLIKEAYDTNYRVYGARKIWRHLNRQGHSVARCTVERLMRELGITGAVRGKKVITTIPDPIAPRAPDLVDRDFVADAPNRCWVADFTHVATWTGVVYVAFVVDTFSRRIVGWSAATTKETRLVLDALEMALWQRDRDQRPHIRGELIHHSDAGSQYTSFKLADHLDAAGIAASIGSVGDALDNALMESTIGLYKTELIKPQRPWRTLSQVELATAEWVDWYNHSRLHGEIGHIPPVEYEANHYLSTTKPQVTPNI, from the exons ATGGCACGCCCTTCCCAGTACCCGCTTGAGCTGCGCAAGCGAGCTGTCCGCATGGTCGCCGAGGTGCGGCCGGAGTACGACACCGAGTGGTCCGCGATGAAAGCCGTCGCGTCGAAACTCGGCATCGGCACGACCGAGACGCTGCGTAAGTGGGTGCGGCAGGACCAGATCGACGCCGGCGCCCGGCCGGGCACGACGACGGATGAGTCGGCGGAGCTGAAGCGGCTGAGGAAGGAGAACGCTGAGCTGAAGAGGGCGAACGACATCCTCAAGG GCAGCAGCGTCTTTCTTCGCGGCCGAGCTCGACCGGCCACACACACGCTCGTAGCGTTCATCGACGAGCACAAGGGCCGCTTCGGCGGCGTCGAGCCGATCTGCCGGGTCCTCACCGACCACGACTGCAAGATCGCCCCCTCCACCTACTACGCACACCGCAAACGCCAGGACGCCCCCGCGGCCCGCACCGTCCGCGACACCGAACTGAAGCCCCTGATCAAGGAGGCGTACGACACCAACTACCGTGTCTACGGTGCCAGAAAGATCTGGCGCCACCTGAACCGACAAGGCCATTCCGTGGCCCGCTGCACCGTCGAACGCCTCATGCGCGAACTCGGCATCACCGGCGCCGTCCGCGGCAAGAAGGTGATCACCACGATCCCCGACCCCATCGCACCCAGGGCACCGGACCTGGTCGACCGCGACTTCGTCGCCGACGCACCGAACCGCTGCTGGGTCGCAGACTTCACCCACGTGGCGACCTGGACCGGCGTCGTCTACGTCGCCTTCGTCGTGGACACCTTCTCGCGCCGCATCGTCGGCTGGTCGGCCGCCACCACGAAGGAGACCCGGCTCGTCCTGGACGCGCTGGAGATGGCCTTGTGGCAACGCGACCGCGACCAACGCCCCCACATTCGAGGCGAGTTGATACATCACTCGGACGCCGGGTCGCAATACACGTCGTTCAAGCTGGCCGACCATCTGGATGCCGCCGGCATCGCGGCGAGCATCGGCTCGGTCGGGGACGCCCTGGACAACGCCCTGATGGAATCGACGATCGGACTCTACAAAACCGAGTTGATCAAGCCCCAGCGGCCGTGGCGAACGCTCTCCCAGGTCGAGCTCGCCACCGCCGAGTGGGTCGACTGGTACAACCACAGTCGACTCCACGGTGAGATAGGGCACATCCCGCCCGTCGAGTACGAAGCAAACCACTACCTCAGCACCACGAAACCCCAGGTCACGCCCAACATCTGA
- a CDS encoding Mu transposase domain-containing protein yields MRAHLDGRLVAEHARCWARHQTLTDPDHADAATVMRHPYHRSGSVAAAAEVAQPDLPAYDRVFHLIEGGGGEE; encoded by the coding sequence TTGCGGGCTCATCTGGACGGCCGCCTGGTCGCCGAGCATGCGCGCTGCTGGGCTCGCCACCAGACGCTGACCGACCCTGACCACGCCGATGCCGCCACCGTGATGCGGCACCCGTACCACCGGAGCGGGTCCGTCGCCGCGGCAGCGGAGGTCGCACAGCCGGATCTGCCCGCCTACGACCGCGTCTTCCATCTGATCGAGGGCGGAGGAGGAGAGGAGTGA
- a CDS encoding aminoglycoside phosphotransferase family protein, with protein sequence MTNEDVLQDHAHRQVVRIGDTVRRPVQPWTETVHALLSHLEAVGFPYAPRPLGIDEEGREVLSYIDGESGPPGWTKVVEDDGLTAFARLLREYHDATAGFTPPDNAAWAVGATESTDGEVICHGDFGPWNVIWRGQQPVGLIDFDFARPAARLHDIAYALQYVAPFRDDTECTRWLRYPQPPDRRRRLQRFCTAYGLLPTADIVDAVIREQRENAERVRRLADAGHEPQATWAADGYLQDLEDKLAWSQAHRHLFE encoded by the coding sequence GTGACGAACGAGGACGTGCTGCAGGATCATGCTCACCGGCAGGTCGTGCGGATCGGTGACACCGTCCGCCGACCCGTCCAGCCCTGGACCGAAACGGTGCACGCACTGCTGAGCCATCTCGAAGCAGTGGGCTTCCCCTACGCTCCGCGGCCCTTGGGGATCGACGAGGAAGGCCGCGAGGTCCTCAGCTATATCGACGGAGAGTCGGGGCCGCCGGGGTGGACCAAAGTCGTGGAAGACGACGGCTTGACCGCCTTCGCCCGGCTGCTGCGCGAGTACCACGACGCAACCGCGGGCTTCACCCCGCCCGACAACGCCGCCTGGGCCGTCGGCGCGACGGAGTCCACTGACGGTGAGGTGATCTGCCACGGCGACTTCGGCCCATGGAACGTGATCTGGCGGGGACAGCAGCCGGTGGGCCTCATCGACTTCGACTTCGCTCGCCCGGCAGCACGCCTGCACGACATCGCCTATGCACTGCAGTACGTGGCACCGTTCAGGGACGACACCGAGTGCACCCGTTGGCTCCGCTATCCGCAACCGCCCGACCGCCGTCGACGCCTGCAGCGGTTCTGCACCGCCTACGGCCTCCTCCCCACCGCCGACATCGTCGACGCCGTCATCCGCGAGCAGCGGGAAAACGCCGAACGAGTACGCCGGCTGGCCGATGCCGGGCACGAACCCCAGGCAACCTGGGCAGCCGATGGCTACCTGCAGGACCTCGAAGACAAGTTGGCATGGAGCCAAGCCCACCGACACCTGTTTGAGTAA
- a CDS encoding RICIN domain-containing protein has product MKSRWTLPSPATRAGRRATSSVAVLLAALAATLVPAGPSQAADTSVTVDFATAKGAPSYRASGMIYGLSPDGSLPPDHFFKDIKWHLMRAGGAQLNGGGYATSLADYQTRWKATLAQYKRTVALGGTFVILPHDLWGADGTTSQPFPGDNGNWTQFDNFVNQLISDVKANNMTVQWDLWNEPDLSGFWDRSQSQYLQMWSRFHAAVRADLPGQLIVGPSTANPPNSSNTWWTTYLNHIKANNVAPDIYSWHAIPHDPVQAVSNANSVLAAAGLTNTRPYQINEYAGREQQNPGGGGWFISRLERAGADGMRANWGWGPNLHDYAANLLTKNSSGQYLPLGEWFLYRYYGSQTGNIVNLTPGTNTDGLATKDNTARNAKIQLGNNGNTGNVTVNLNRLDTTSVVENSRVRAIVQRIPNNSGDAVTGPVTVSDQTLTVSGNSSSVNVPWTDAADGYTVTLLPPSNTTVSTVAVVQHSGQCLDDTDLSTADATQYQQYHCEGGYQQMLDFKPVAGRANTYTIVNEHSGKCLDVSGASTADGAAVIQWTCSGSTNQMFTLNPVTALGNSKDYQLAAVHSGKCVDVSGISTDPRAKIHQWPCDPATDLTWKKNQIWRLQGMS; this is encoded by the coding sequence ATGAAATCTCGCTGGACACTTCCCAGCCCCGCAACCCGCGCCGGACGCCGAGCGACCTCGTCCGTAGCCGTCCTCCTGGCTGCCCTGGCCGCGACTCTGGTGCCTGCCGGCCCGTCGCAGGCCGCGGACACCAGCGTCACCGTCGATTTCGCGACCGCCAAAGGCGCCCCCAGCTACCGCGCCTCGGGCATGATCTACGGGCTGTCTCCCGACGGGTCGCTGCCGCCGGACCACTTCTTCAAAGACATCAAGTGGCACTTGATGCGGGCCGGCGGTGCGCAGCTCAACGGTGGCGGCTACGCCACCAGCCTCGCCGACTACCAGACCCGCTGGAAGGCCACCCTCGCCCAGTACAAGCGCACCGTCGCCCTCGGCGGCACGTTCGTCATCCTGCCGCACGACCTGTGGGGCGCCGACGGCACCACCAGCCAGCCCTTCCCCGGCGACAACGGCAACTGGACGCAGTTCGACAACTTCGTCAACCAGCTCATCTCCGACGTCAAGGCCAACAACATGACGGTCCAGTGGGACCTGTGGAACGAGCCGGACCTGAGCGGCTTCTGGGACCGGTCCCAGAGCCAGTACCTGCAGATGTGGTCGCGGTTCCACGCCGCCGTGCGGGCCGACCTCCCCGGGCAGCTCATCGTCGGCCCCAGCACGGCGAACCCGCCCAACTCTTCCAACACCTGGTGGACCACCTACCTGAACCACATCAAGGCCAACAACGTCGCCCCCGACATCTACAGCTGGCACGCCATCCCACACGACCCCGTCCAGGCCGTCAGCAACGCCAACTCGGTCCTCGCCGCCGCGGGCCTGACCAACACCCGCCCCTACCAGATCAACGAGTACGCCGGGCGTGAGCAGCAGAACCCCGGTGGCGGCGGCTGGTTCATCAGCCGCCTGGAGCGGGCCGGCGCCGACGGCATGCGCGCCAACTGGGGATGGGGCCCCAACCTGCACGACTACGCGGCCAACCTGCTCACCAAGAACAGCTCCGGCCAGTACCTGCCGCTCGGCGAGTGGTTCCTGTACCGGTACTACGGCTCCCAGACCGGCAACATCGTCAACCTCACGCCCGGTACGAACACCGACGGGCTGGCGACCAAGGACAACACCGCGCGCAACGCGAAGATCCAGCTGGGCAACAACGGCAACACCGGCAACGTCACCGTCAACCTCAACCGCCTCGACACCACCTCCGTGGTGGAGAACAGCCGGGTCCGCGCGATCGTCCAGCGCATACCGAACAACAGCGGAGACGCGGTGACGGGTCCGGTGACGGTCTCCGACCAGACCCTGACCGTCAGCGGCAACTCGTCCTCGGTGAACGTGCCGTGGACGGACGCCGCGGACGGCTACACCGTCACGCTGCTGCCGCCGTCGAACACCACCGTCTCCACCGTCGCGGTGGTACAGCACAGCGGTCAGTGCCTGGACGACACCGACCTCAGCACCGCCGACGCCACGCAGTACCAGCAGTACCACTGCGAGGGCGGCTACCAGCAAATGCTCGACTTCAAGCCGGTCGCCGGACGGGCGAACACCTACACCATCGTGAACGAGCACAGTGGTAAGTGCCTGGACGTCTCGGGCGCTTCCACGGCCGACGGTGCCGCCGTCATCCAGTGGACCTGCAGCGGCAGCACGAACCAGATGTTCACCCTCAACCCCGTCACCGCGCTCGGCAACAGCAAGGACTACCAGCTGGCCGCCGTCCACAGCGGCAAGTGCGTCGACGTCAGCGGGATCTCGACCGACCCCCGCGCGAAGATCCACCAGTGGCCCTGCGACCCTGCGACCGACCTGACCTGGAAGAAGAACCAGATCTGGCGCCTGCAGGGCATGAGCTGA
- a CDS encoding MGH1-like glycoside hydrolase domain-containing protein, with the protein MTAARSGPAFSLHDIPFSAHGSWFGISPVLAEETRAEDLHLVSHQNGMHAVLRFTPLDAMTGERAWTRVEATPGLLSWTGEQGRIRLAYASPETVRLRGEGLGLRINAAADTLTPFTGTYFYRDPVDGAYLFTSYETGRRYRVTVLSGTVAEVSGSQTLGTGERGVAVTAAPGGVWEAAIEELDSARLPYTSSETFDTIVATAEHAFTAFADAVAPWRSSGTPAAELAAYVLWSATVRPAALVTRPAVLMSKHWMDKVWSWDHCFNALALAPGAPALAWDQFSLPFDHQDKTGALPDSVTHSEVLYNFVKPPIHGWTLSHLRRRLPEPLSRTELAEIYGRLARWAEFWLTARRAPGATLPHYQHGNDSGWDNATTFDPERVVVTADLAAFLVLQLRELSVLANELGLADEARRWTVTAEATQAAMLDELWTGERFVARGVDSAQTWESSSLLDLMPMALGEHLPEHIGKALAARIETHLTPHGLATELPTSPHYLADGYWRGPIWAPATVLIEDGLRRAGHHRLADEISARFRALCETHGFAENFDALTGTGLRDRAYTWTASSYLLLAEAHAHRDSR; encoded by the coding sequence ATGACCGCCGCCCGATCCGGCCCGGCCTTCTCCCTGCACGACATCCCGTTCAGCGCGCACGGCTCCTGGTTCGGCATCTCGCCCGTGCTCGCGGAGGAGACACGTGCCGAGGACCTCCACCTCGTCTCGCACCAGAACGGCATGCACGCCGTCCTGCGCTTCACGCCCCTCGACGCGATGACGGGCGAGCGCGCGTGGACCCGCGTCGAGGCGACTCCGGGCCTGCTCAGCTGGACCGGTGAGCAAGGGCGCATCCGCCTCGCCTACGCCTCACCGGAGACCGTCCGCCTGCGCGGCGAAGGACTGGGCCTGCGCATCAACGCGGCCGCCGACACGCTGACCCCCTTCACGGGCACCTACTTCTACCGCGACCCGGTGGACGGGGCGTACCTGTTCACCTCGTACGAGACCGGGCGCCGCTACCGGGTCACCGTGCTGTCGGGCACGGTCGCAGAGGTGTCCGGAAGCCAGACCCTCGGTACCGGCGAACGAGGCGTCGCCGTCACCGCGGCTCCCGGCGGAGTCTGGGAAGCGGCCATCGAGGAACTGGACAGCGCACGCCTGCCCTACACCTCCTCGGAGACGTTCGACACCATCGTGGCGACCGCGGAGCATGCCTTCACCGCCTTCGCCGACGCGGTCGCCCCCTGGCGCTCGTCCGGCACCCCGGCCGCCGAACTCGCCGCGTACGTCCTGTGGTCGGCAACCGTCCGCCCGGCGGCCCTCGTCACCAGACCCGCGGTGCTGATGTCCAAGCACTGGATGGACAAGGTCTGGAGCTGGGACCACTGTTTCAACGCCCTCGCCCTGGCACCCGGGGCCCCCGCCCTGGCCTGGGACCAGTTCTCCCTGCCTTTCGACCACCAGGACAAGACCGGCGCCCTGCCCGACTCGGTGACCCACTCCGAGGTCCTCTACAACTTCGTCAAACCGCCCATCCACGGCTGGACCCTTTCCCACCTGCGCAGACGTCTCCCCGAGCCCCTCAGTCGGACTGAACTCGCCGAGATCTACGGCAGATTGGCACGGTGGGCGGAATTCTGGCTCACCGCCCGCCGCGCACCGGGCGCCACCCTGCCCCACTACCAGCACGGCAACGACAGCGGCTGGGACAACGCCACCACCTTCGATCCCGAGCGCGTGGTTGTCACCGCCGACCTGGCCGCCTTCCTCGTCCTTCAGCTCCGCGAACTGTCCGTCCTGGCCAACGAGCTGGGCCTTGCCGACGAGGCCCGCCGCTGGACCGTCACGGCCGAGGCCACCCAGGCCGCGATGCTCGACGAGCTGTGGACGGGGGAGCGGTTCGTGGCACGTGGCGTGGACAGCGCGCAGACCTGGGAGAGCTCCAGTCTGCTGGACCTGATGCCGATGGCACTGGGCGAGCACCTGCCCGAGCACATCGGCAAAGCCCTGGCCGCCCGGATCGAGACCCACCTGACCCCGCACGGCCTGGCCACCGAACTGCCCACCTCACCCCACTACCTCGCCGATGGCTACTGGCGCGGCCCCATTTGGGCCCCCGCCACCGTCCTCATCGAGGACGGCCTACGCCGAGCCGGCCACCACCGCCTCGCCGACGAGATCAGCGCCCGCTTCCGCGCCCTGTGCGAAACCCACGGCTTCGCCGAGAACTTCGACGCCCTCACCGGCACGGGCCTGCGCGACCGCGCCTACACCTGGACCGCCAGCAGCTACCTCCTGCTGGCGGAGGCGCACGCACACCGAGACAGCCGCTGA
- a CDS encoding carbohydrate ABC transporter permease, translated as MTSLRTTPATRRPRRGRTTWWKTATGLMFTAVMLFPVYWMLNVSFTRDQDMRKSPPDIFPVHGTLDGYRAVFEQQLPYLGTSLVIGLGTVVLTVALAAPAGYALAKLRPRGGGVLGFLFLVAQMIPGIIMAMGFYAIYLQLGLLQSVPGLIVADSTLAVPFAVLIFTAFMSGIPGELLQAAQMDGAGPWRTFRSVVLPMSRNAVVTVSLFAFLWSWSDFVFASTLANGGAHEPITLGIYQYIGNNNQEWNAIMATAVVASLPATVILVLAQRYVAAGVTAGAVKD; from the coding sequence ATGACCAGCCTCCGGACCACCCCGGCCACACGCCGCCCGAGACGCGGACGGACCACCTGGTGGAAGACGGCAACGGGCCTGATGTTCACCGCCGTCATGCTCTTCCCGGTCTACTGGATGCTCAACGTGTCCTTCACCCGCGACCAGGACATGCGCAAGTCACCGCCCGACATCTTCCCCGTCCACGGCACCCTGGACGGCTACCGCGCCGTCTTCGAGCAGCAGTTGCCCTATCTCGGCACCAGCCTGGTCATCGGGCTGGGCACGGTCGTACTGACCGTGGCGCTGGCAGCGCCCGCCGGATACGCGCTGGCGAAACTGCGCCCACGCGGCGGGGGAGTCCTCGGTTTCCTCTTCCTGGTGGCCCAGATGATCCCCGGCATCATCATGGCGATGGGCTTCTACGCCATCTACCTCCAGCTCGGCCTGCTCCAGTCCGTGCCCGGCCTGATCGTCGCCGACTCCACCCTGGCCGTCCCCTTCGCCGTCCTCATCTTCACCGCGTTCATGTCCGGCATCCCCGGCGAACTGCTCCAGGCCGCGCAGATGGACGGAGCCGGGCCGTGGCGCACCTTCCGGTCCGTGGTGCTGCCGATGAGCCGCAACGCGGTCGTCACCGTGTCGCTGTTCGCGTTCCTGTGGTCATGGTCCGACTTCGTCTTCGCCAGCACCCTCGCCAATGGCGGCGCCCACGAGCCGATCACGCTCGGCATCTACCAGTACATCGGCAACAACAACCAGGAGTGGAACGCCATCATGGCCACCGCCGTCGTCGCCTCGCTGCCGGCCACGGTGATCCTCGTCCTCGCCCAGCGCTACGTCGCCGCCGGCGTGACGGCCGGAGCCGTCAAGGACTGA
- a CDS encoding sugar ABC transporter permease — protein sequence MKHTTHLPDRRAVRDGNGAAAAAAPPPARTANRRRRPASQLGVPPGEAWGRAAWAFLAPVTVYLVLFYAYPLYRNLDLSLRNYTVRSFVQGNAPFTGLDNYQKVFDDPTFGPALTHTVVFTVVCLVFQYAIGLALAVFFHQHFRLSVTLRALFLVPWLLPLIVSASTWSWMLNSDSGVVNAALHAVGVGPVNWLTSPEWSLTSVIIANIWIGVPFNLVVLHSGLQSIPHSLYEAAALDGASAWRRFWSITFPLLRPVSAITLLLGLVYTLKVFDIIWIMTKGGPADSSTTFATWSYQLGFGNLLPAFGPGAAVGNLLVAAALVFGLVYLKVQRKQYAS from the coding sequence ATGAAGCACACGACACACCTGCCGGACCGCCGAGCGGTGCGTGATGGGAACGGGGCGGCGGCCGCAGCCGCCCCGCCCCCGGCCCGTACCGCGAACCGGCGCCGCCGTCCCGCTTCCCAGCTGGGGGTCCCCCCGGGCGAAGCCTGGGGGAGGGCCGCTTGGGCGTTCCTCGCCCCGGTCACCGTCTACCTCGTCCTCTTCTACGCCTATCCGCTCTACCGCAACCTCGACCTGAGCCTGCGCAACTACACCGTCCGCTCCTTCGTCCAGGGCAACGCGCCGTTCACCGGACTGGACAACTACCAGAAGGTCTTCGACGACCCGACCTTCGGTCCGGCACTCACGCACACGGTGGTGTTCACCGTCGTGTGCCTGGTCTTCCAGTACGCCATCGGCCTGGCCCTCGCGGTCTTCTTCCACCAGCACTTCCGGTTGTCGGTGACCTTGCGGGCCCTGTTCCTGGTGCCGTGGCTGCTGCCACTCATCGTGTCGGCCTCCACCTGGTCATGGATGCTCAACAGCGACTCCGGTGTCGTCAACGCGGCTCTGCATGCCGTCGGCGTCGGTCCGGTGAACTGGCTGACCTCACCGGAGTGGTCGCTGACGTCGGTGATCATCGCGAACATCTGGATCGGTGTCCCGTTCAACCTGGTCGTCCTCCACAGCGGCCTCCAGTCCATCCCGCACAGCCTCTACGAAGCGGCCGCCCTCGACGGCGCGAGCGCCTGGCGACGTTTCTGGAGCATCACCTTCCCCCTGCTGCGCCCCGTGTCCGCGATCACCCTGCTGCTGGGGCTGGTCTACACGCTCAAGGTCTTCGACATCATCTGGATCATGACCAAGGGCGGCCCGGCCGACTCGTCCACCACCTTCGCCACCTGGTCCTACCAGCTCGGCTTCGGCAACCTGCTGCCCGCCTTCGGCCCCGGCGCGGCCGTCGGCAACCTGCTCGTCGCCGCCGCCCTGGTCTTCGGTCTGGTGTACCTGAAGGTCCAGCGAAAGCAGTACGCCTCATGA